One genomic segment of Pyruvatibacter mobilis includes these proteins:
- a CDS encoding dienelactone hydrolase family protein, with translation MSDTPDQNTQLIEAMTAMLPPLLVALDTLEDVTRKLHPPQIDDLVDHAAGVDMGIRDARPVFEAAPWPEHLLPVRDRVLTAAEEVLSAYGELAAAKHAENFILEAFKALRHAPRANEALYPLAAILPPVSRYFLEPGMRDDQERLAALADGANRAETGVIEASNDKKERGGFSLYVPEDYDPSRAYPLVMALHGGSGHGRSFLWSWLREARSRGVILVTPTSRGDTWSLMGDDMDSPNLDAMLAHIRSRWNVDATKLLLTGMSDGGTFSYVTGLRDESPFTHLAPMSTAFHPMLGEMASADRLDGLPVYVVHGALDWMFPSKMAELAAETLDAKGAEVKLEIIPDLSHTYPREVNARVLDWFMA, from the coding sequence ATGTCCGACACGCCCGACCAGAACACCCAGCTCATCGAGGCTATGACGGCCATGCTGCCTCCTTTGCTGGTGGCGCTCGACACGTTGGAAGATGTCACACGCAAACTGCACCCGCCGCAGATCGATGACCTCGTGGACCATGCGGCTGGCGTGGACATGGGTATCCGAGATGCCCGCCCGGTATTTGAAGCCGCCCCATGGCCGGAGCATTTGCTGCCGGTGCGCGACCGTGTGCTGACGGCAGCGGAAGAAGTGTTATCCGCTTACGGAGAACTGGCCGCCGCCAAGCACGCCGAGAATTTCATTCTCGAAGCCTTCAAGGCCCTGCGCCACGCACCACGCGCCAACGAAGCCCTTTATCCACTGGCGGCGATCCTGCCGCCGGTCAGCCGATACTTCCTCGAACCCGGCATGCGCGATGACCAGGAGCGGCTGGCAGCCCTTGCAGATGGCGCCAACCGTGCCGAGACGGGCGTCATCGAAGCAAGCAATGACAAAAAAGAGCGCGGCGGGTTCTCGCTCTACGTGCCGGAAGACTATGACCCGTCACGCGCCTACCCTCTGGTGATGGCGCTGCATGGCGGGTCCGGCCACGGGCGCAGCTTCCTGTGGAGCTGGCTGCGGGAGGCCCGCAGTCGCGGTGTCATCCTCGTCACGCCCACATCACGTGGCGACACATGGTCACTGATGGGCGATGACATGGACAGCCCGAACCTAGACGCCATGCTGGCGCACATTCGAAGCCGCTGGAATGTCGATGCCACGAAACTGCTACTGACCGGCATGAGTGATGGCGGCACGTTTTCTTACGTGACAGGCCTGCGCGACGAGAGCCCGTTCACCCACCTTGCCCCTATGTCGACCGCGTTCCACCCCATGCTGGGCGAGATGGCCTCGGCGGATCGACTGGATGGCCTTCCTGTTTATGTGGTGCACGGCGCGCTCGACTGGATGTTCCCGTCCAAAATGGCCGAGTTGGCAGCTGAAACACTTGACGCCAAAGGTGCCGAGGTGAAACTCGAGATTATTCCCGACCTGTCCCACACCTATCCGCGCGAAGTGAATGCGCGTGTGCTCGATTGGTTCATGGCCTAG
- a CDS encoding efflux RND transporter periplasmic adaptor subunit, with translation MRYSVSLFAAVCSAVSIGGLAAPAQAQGRGGPVPVFVQEAAETEFVDRIEAIGTLRANETVEITATVTDTVTGVYFDDGARVAAGDTLLTMADGEERALLEEENAAANEARRQLNRAQSLVGQGTISRSVLDERKRSYETAVARRRALQSRLKDRVITAPFDGVVGLRRISVGALVAPGDVITRIHDDSVMKLDFSVPTAYLSTIEPGLAIRARARALEGREFEGEISSLDNEIDPVTRSIIVRALLPNDDRVLRPGLLMTVELLRNPRRAVTISEDAIVPIARETYAYVAVEEDGKPVAERRKITLGTRRPGEVEVIDGLSVGDRVVTRGASQLTPGQAIEVKAVSKSGDTLEELLGPDAATSQPVGG, from the coding sequence ATGCGTTATTCAGTTTCTCTTTTCGCGGCCGTCTGTAGCGCCGTCAGCATTGGCGGCCTGGCAGCCCCCGCTCAAGCACAAGGCCGCGGCGGCCCCGTCCCTGTTTTTGTACAGGAGGCCGCCGAGACTGAATTCGTCGACCGTATCGAAGCGATCGGCACGCTGCGTGCCAATGAGACCGTCGAGATCACGGCGACCGTGACTGACACCGTGACCGGCGTCTATTTCGACGACGGGGCCCGCGTTGCGGCAGGCGACACCCTGCTGACCATGGCGGACGGCGAGGAACGCGCCCTCCTCGAAGAAGAAAACGCCGCCGCCAATGAAGCTCGCCGCCAGCTGAACCGCGCCCAGAGCCTTGTCGGCCAGGGCACCATCTCCCGCTCGGTGCTGGATGAGCGCAAGCGCTCCTACGAGACCGCCGTGGCAAGACGCCGGGCGCTGCAGTCGCGTCTCAAGGACCGCGTCATCACGGCACCCTTCGACGGGGTGGTCGGCCTGCGCCGGATTTCCGTCGGCGCCTTGGTCGCGCCGGGTGACGTCATCACGCGGATCCATGACGACAGCGTCATGAAGCTCGATTTCTCTGTCCCCACCGCATACCTCTCCACCATCGAGCCCGGCCTCGCCATCCGCGCCCGGGCCCGTGCACTGGAGGGCCGCGAGTTCGAAGGTGAGATTTCAAGCCTGGACAACGAGATCGACCCGGTCACCCGCTCCATCATCGTGCGCGCATTGCTGCCCAATGATGACCGCGTGCTGCGCCCCGGCCTGCTGATGACCGTGGAACTGCTGCGCAACCCGCGCCGCGCCGTCACCATTTCCGAAGACGCCATCGTACCCATCGCACGCGAGACCTATGCCTATGTGGCCGTGGAAGAAGACGGCAAACCCGTTGCCGAACGGCGCAAGATAACTCTCGGCACCCGCCGCCCCGGCGAAGTTGAGGTGATCGACGGTCTTTCCGTCGGCGACCGGGTCGTGACCCGTGGCGCCAGCCAGCTCACCCCCGGACAGGCCATTGAGGTCAAGGCCGTGAGCAAGAGCGGCGACACGCTGGAAGAGCTTCTGGGTCCGGACGCAGCCACCAGCCAACCTGTCGGCGGCTGA
- a CDS encoding efflux RND transporter permease subunit gives MPAPAAMKGPLAAIVAGAERVLFANRRLVLILFACLTLITGMLATQLKVDAGFLKQLPSEHQFIQTFTDYREKLPGANAVMVVVEANDGDVWTPDFFRRYYDISDEVFYLPGVDRATIRSMWTPNTRVMEITEEGFLAYNLIPAAVTRDGITPEALERIRIDTVRGGFAGQLVSHDNRSVMIRFELAEINPVSGERLDYIELAHRLETGIRQKFEDEVTTIRIIGFAKGIGDIADGAAGVVYFMGIALLLTALAVYLYARSVRLTLLAVGSSLASVIWQFGVLELLGYGLDPLAILVPFLVYAIGVSHGVQQINLFTSEVIDGSSAEQAARATFSRLFLPGSMALITDLVGFLTLALVPIPIIQEMAVVATVGIALKIVSNLIMLPLLASYMTPRPKFVAQVQRLREGRARMMRRLGGVARPGPAKLVLGVSAVLFAVSIYESRDRHVGDLHAGLPELRADARYNQDVEFVTENFGISLDAFVTVMELPNEACIDHRYMVAMEDYGWHLENVSGVVGVVSAATVARNNMRLWMQDDLKWRTLPRAQSTLALVTAPIPTSTGLINRRCDTMPVIAFLSDHRAETVKRVVAAAENYIASNYDKLEGLTFRLATGNVGIIAATNEVISENELPMLLYVFGAIIILVSLAYRDIRAVICCCAPLLVATFMGYWFMTELGIGLKSSTLPVLVLAVGIGVDYAFYIYNRLQFRLDEGLALEEAFPLAMQETGMAVVFTGLTLAIGVASWAFSALKFQADMGLLLSFMFLVNMVGAVTLLPALAWALEWLLPRRQKA, from the coding sequence ATGCCAGCACCAGCTGCCATGAAAGGGCCGCTTGCGGCGATTGTCGCAGGGGCCGAAAGGGTTTTGTTCGCCAATCGGCGGCTCGTGCTGATCCTGTTTGCGTGTCTCACGCTGATCACCGGCATGCTGGCGACTCAGTTGAAAGTGGACGCAGGCTTCCTGAAGCAGCTCCCATCCGAGCATCAATTCATCCAGACATTCACCGACTACCGGGAAAAACTTCCCGGTGCGAACGCGGTCATGGTGGTGGTGGAGGCCAATGACGGGGACGTCTGGACGCCGGACTTTTTCCGCCGCTACTACGATATCTCCGATGAGGTCTTCTATCTGCCGGGCGTTGACCGGGCCACGATCCGCTCCATGTGGACGCCGAACACACGGGTGATGGAGATCACCGAAGAGGGCTTCCTCGCCTACAATCTCATCCCGGCTGCGGTAACGCGCGACGGCATAACCCCGGAAGCGCTCGAGCGGATCCGCATTGATACAGTGCGCGGCGGCTTTGCGGGGCAACTCGTCAGCCACGACAACCGGTCGGTGATGATCCGGTTTGAGCTGGCCGAGATAAATCCGGTGTCCGGGGAACGGCTGGATTACATCGAACTTGCACACCGGCTTGAGACCGGTATTCGCCAGAAGTTCGAGGATGAAGTCACGACGATCCGCATCATCGGCTTTGCAAAGGGCATTGGCGACATCGCGGATGGAGCCGCAGGCGTCGTCTATTTCATGGGGATTGCCCTGCTGCTGACGGCGCTGGCGGTCTATCTCTATGCGCGCTCCGTGCGTCTCACCCTGTTGGCGGTCGGTAGTTCGCTCGCGTCGGTCATCTGGCAGTTCGGTGTCCTTGAACTGCTTGGCTACGGGCTTGATCCGCTGGCGATCCTGGTGCCGTTCCTTGTCTATGCCATCGGCGTCAGCCACGGGGTTCAGCAGATCAACCTTTTCACCTCCGAGGTGATTGACGGGTCGAGTGCGGAGCAGGCGGCGCGGGCGACCTTCAGCCGGCTCTTCCTGCCGGGGTCGATGGCCCTGATTACAGATCTGGTCGGCTTTCTCACGCTTGCTCTTGTGCCCATCCCCATAATCCAGGAAATGGCGGTGGTGGCCACGGTCGGCATCGCACTCAAGATCGTCTCCAACCTCATCATGCTGCCACTGCTTGCGTCCTACATGACGCCGCGCCCGAAATTCGTCGCTCAGGTGCAGCGCCTGCGAGAAGGCCGCGCGCGGATGATGCGCCGGCTGGGTGGCGTTGCGCGGCCGGGGCCGGCCAAGCTGGTGCTTGGTGTCAGCGCAGTCCTGTTTGCCGTCTCCATCTATGAATCCCGCGACCGTCATGTGGGTGACCTGCATGCGGGCCTGCCGGAGCTGAGGGCTGATGCGCGCTACAATCAGGATGTCGAGTTCGTCACGGAAAATTTCGGCATCTCGCTCGATGCGTTTGTCACTGTGATGGAACTGCCCAACGAAGCCTGTATCGACCATCGCTACATGGTGGCGATGGAGGATTATGGCTGGCACCTTGAAAACGTGTCGGGTGTTGTCGGTGTTGTGTCGGCCGCCACGGTGGCGCGCAACAATATGCGCCTGTGGATGCAGGATGATCTCAAATGGCGCACGCTGCCGCGCGCGCAATCCACCCTGGCACTTGTGACGGCGCCTATTCCCACGAGCACGGGCCTCATCAACAGGCGCTGCGATACCATGCCGGTGATTGCGTTCCTGTCGGATCACAGGGCGGAGACAGTCAAGCGGGTGGTGGCTGCAGCGGAGAATTACATCGCGTCCAATTATGACAAGCTGGAGGGGCTCACCTTCCGTCTTGCCACGGGTAATGTGGGCATCATTGCCGCCACCAATGAGGTCATTTCGGAGAATGAGCTGCCGATGCTGCTCTATGTCTTCGGCGCCATTATCATTCTTGTCAGCCTCGCTTACCGGGATATCCGGGCTGTCATCTGCTGCTGCGCGCCGCTGCTGGTCGCCACCTTCATGGGCTACTGGTTCATGACGGAGCTGGGCATCGGCCTCAAGTCGTCCACCCTGCCGGTCCTCGTGCTGGCGGTGGGTATCGGGGTGGACTACGCGTTCTACATCTACAACCGGCTGCAGTTCCGGTTGGATGAGGGGCTGGCACTGGAAGAGGCTTTCCCGCTCGCCATGCAGGAGACGGGCATGGCTGTGGTCTTCACCGGCCTTACGCTTGCCATAGGTGTTGCCAGCTGGGCGTTCTCGGCGCTGAAGTTCCAGGCGGATATGGGCCTGCTTCTGTCCTTCATGTTCCTGGTGAACATGGTGGGCGCGGTGACGTTGCTGCCGGCGCTGGCCTGGGCTCTGGAGTGGTTGCTGCCGCGCCGGCAGAAGGCATAG
- a CDS encoding efflux RND transporter permease subunit, protein MFLSDLSVTRPVFAAVLGILLVVFGIVSFTQLPLRQYPDIDPPVVTIETAYPGAAASIVESRITEIIEDRISGIEGIDFIQSSSEDGESNVTIQFKTGRDVDSAANDVRDRVSRIVDNLPDEADPPEVQKRDADESVIVWLSLSSPNMSTLELTDFAERYVADRFSVLPGVARVRLSGAKSYAMRVWLDRMEMAARGLTASDVERALRAENVELPAGAVESLERQFTVRVARSFNDAEDFSRLVLARGEDGYLVRLGDVARVERSADEDRTFFRGNTLPRIGIGIVKQSTANTIDVARAAKAEADRLNPTLPEGMEITVSFDTSIFVEGAINEVYKTLAIAMVLVVLVILAFLGNIRAMLVPAVTVPISITASFTLLLILGFSINLLTLLALVLAIGLVVDDSIVVLENIQRRMDENRETALVAAFEGTRQVGFAVIATTMVLISVFVPIAFTEGDIGRLFAEFALTMAAAVAISSLVALTISPMIASKILRPNSAESGISARVEALLRASRDWYAGALEWSLTRPLIVFATFVALLGGTALLYNALPAEYSPQEDQGAFFIIVNGPEGATHAFMNEYMDEIEARLVPYLDSGEMETLLVRSPRSFGNITAFNTGIVISVLADWSERRSAFVIMDEIRARLSDLPGVRAFPVMRRGFGGGTNKPLQFVIGGGTYDELAEWRDIMLTELETNNPGLQGIDWDYKETQPQVEVDVDYDRAAELGVTVSEIGRTLETMLGGRNVTTYIDGGEEYPVILEGERESQRTPTDLQNIYVRSERSGELIPLSNLVTIQEFAGSTTLNRYNRIRALTLEANLADGLSLGDAIAHLNTIVDEKLPETVVVDYKGESRDYFTAGGALLFVFMLGIAVVFLVLSAQFESFVHPLIIMLTVPVVIGGGLFGLWLAGATINIYSQIGLVMLVGLAAKNGILIVEFANQLRDQGVEFAEALREASVTRFRPILMTGITTAAGTVPLIIGSGAGAESRAVIGVVVLAGVLASVALTLFVVPVAYNLLARGTGSPGDVRRRLEREHPEARTGHQPAE, encoded by the coding sequence ATGTTCCTGTCCGATTTGTCCGTGACCCGCCCGGTCTTTGCCGCCGTGCTGGGCATCCTGCTGGTTGTGTTCGGCATCGTGTCCTTCACCCAGCTGCCTCTTCGTCAGTATCCGGACATCGATCCGCCGGTCGTCACCATCGAAACCGCCTATCCGGGGGCTGCAGCCTCGATCGTTGAATCCCGCATCACCGAGATCATCGAAGACCGCATTTCCGGCATCGAGGGCATCGATTTCATCCAGTCTTCAAGCGAGGACGGCGAGAGCAACGTCACCATCCAGTTCAAGACCGGCCGCGACGTGGATTCAGCCGCAAATGACGTGCGCGACCGCGTCTCGCGGATCGTCGACAACCTGCCTGATGAGGCGGATCCGCCGGAGGTGCAGAAGCGGGACGCAGATGAAAGCGTAATCGTCTGGCTGTCGCTCTCCAGCCCCAACATGTCGACGCTGGAGCTGACCGACTTTGCAGAGCGCTACGTGGCCGACCGCTTCTCGGTGCTGCCGGGTGTCGCGCGCGTGCGCCTCTCCGGTGCCAAGAGCTACGCCATGCGCGTCTGGCTTGACCGGATGGAAATGGCGGCCCGCGGTCTCACCGCGTCGGACGTGGAGCGCGCACTGCGCGCCGAGAACGTGGAATTGCCGGCCGGCGCTGTTGAGAGCCTCGAGCGCCAATTCACCGTGCGGGTGGCACGTTCTTTCAACGATGCCGAGGACTTCTCCCGCCTTGTTCTGGCGCGTGGTGAAGACGGATACCTGGTGCGTCTGGGGGACGTGGCCCGCGTGGAACGCTCCGCCGATGAGGACCGAACCTTCTTCCGCGGCAACACCCTGCCGCGCATCGGCATCGGTATCGTCAAGCAGTCCACAGCCAATACGATCGACGTAGCCCGCGCCGCCAAGGCAGAGGCGGACCGCTTGAACCCGACCCTGCCGGAAGGCATGGAAATCACCGTCAGCTTCGACACCTCCATCTTCGTCGAAGGCGCCATCAACGAAGTCTACAAGACACTGGCCATTGCCATGGTGCTGGTGGTGCTGGTGATCCTTGCTTTCCTTGGCAATATCCGCGCGATGCTGGTGCCGGCCGTGACCGTGCCCATCTCGATCACCGCCAGCTTCACCCTCCTGCTGATTCTCGGTTTCTCGATCAACCTGCTGACCCTGCTCGCCCTGGTACTGGCGATCGGCCTGGTGGTGGATGACAGCATCGTGGTGCTGGAAAACATTCAGCGGCGCATGGACGAAAATCGCGAAACAGCACTCGTGGCGGCCTTCGAAGGCACCCGCCAGGTGGGCTTCGCTGTCATCGCGACCACAATGGTGCTGATCTCGGTCTTCGTGCCGATCGCCTTCACAGAGGGGGACATCGGCCGTCTGTTCGCCGAATTCGCCCTGACCATGGCTGCAGCCGTCGCTATCTCCAGCCTCGTGGCACTCACAATCTCGCCGATGATCGCCTCCAAGATCCTGCGGCCCAACTCGGCGGAAAGCGGAATCAGCGCCCGCGTTGAAGCCCTGCTGCGAGCTTCCCGGGACTGGTATGCAGGCGCGCTCGAATGGTCGCTTACGCGCCCCCTCATCGTGTTTGCAACGTTTGTCGCCCTGCTGGGTGGTACAGCGCTGCTCTACAACGCGCTGCCTGCGGAATACTCCCCGCAGGAAGACCAGGGCGCGTTCTTCATCATCGTCAACGGACCTGAGGGCGCGACCCACGCCTTCATGAACGAGTACATGGACGAGATCGAAGCCCGCCTCGTGCCCTATCTCGACAGCGGCGAGATGGAAACGCTGCTGGTGCGCAGCCCACGCAGCTTCGGCAACATCACCGCCTTTAACACCGGCATCGTCATCTCGGTGCTGGCGGACTGGTCCGAACGCCGGTCGGCCTTTGTCATCATGGATGAAATCCGCGCCAGACTATCGGACCTTCCGGGCGTGCGGGCTTTCCCCGTTATGCGGCGCGGCTTCGGCGGCGGCACCAACAAGCCTCTGCAATTCGTCATCGGCGGCGGCACCTATGATGAGCTGGCCGAATGGCGCGACATCATGCTCACTGAGCTTGAGACCAACAATCCAGGCCTGCAAGGCATTGACTGGGACTACAAGGAAACCCAGCCGCAGGTGGAAGTGGATGTGGACTATGACCGTGCCGCCGAACTCGGCGTCACCGTCTCTGAAATTGGCCGCACGCTGGAGACCATGCTCGGCGGCCGCAATGTCACCACCTACATCGATGGCGGCGAGGAATACCCGGTGATCCTGGAAGGTGAGCGCGAAAGCCAGCGCACCCCGACTGACCTTCAGAACATCTATGTACGGTCAGAGCGGTCCGGCGAACTCATTCCCCTGTCGAACCTCGTGACGATCCAGGAATTTGCAGGCTCCACGACCCTCAACCGCTACAACCGCATCCGCGCCCTTACCCTTGAGGCCAATCTGGCCGACGGCCTGTCGCTCGGCGACGCCATCGCGCACCTCAACACGATCGTTGACGAAAAACTGCCGGAAACAGTGGTGGTGGACTACAAGGGCGAAAGCCGTGACTACTTCACGGCGGGAGGCGCCCTTCTCTTCGTCTTCATGCTGGGCATCGCTGTCGTGTTCCTGGTGCTGTCGGCCCAGTTCGAAAGCTTTGTCCATCCGCTGATCATCATGCTGACCGTGCCGGTCGTGATCGGCGGCGGGCTGTTCGGTCTGTGGCTGGCAGGGGCAACCATCAACATCTACAGCCAGATCGGCCTGGTGATGCTGGTCGGCCTCGCCGCCAAGAACGGCATTCTGATCGTGGAGTTTGCCAACCAGTTGCGCGATCAGGGTGTCGAGTTCGCCGAGGCGCTGCGCGAAGCCTCCGTCACCCGCTTCCGCCCGATCCTCATGACCGGCATCACCACCGCAGCCGGCACCGTTCCGCTGATTATCGGCTCGGGTGCCGGCGCCGAAAGCCGCGCTGTCATCGGCGTGGTGGTGCTGGCCGGTGTACTGGCATCCGTCGCCCTGACCCTGTTCGTCGTGCCGGTAGCCTACAATCTGCTCGCGCGCGGCACGGGCTCGCCCGGCGACGTCCGCCGCCGGCTGGAGCGTGAACACCCGGAAGCACGCACAGGCCACCAGCCAGCGGAGTGA
- a CDS encoding acetyl-CoA C-acyltransferase, with product MDQDPVVIVGAKRTPMGGFQGDLSSVSAPELGTHAIKAALEDAGLGADQVDEVIMGLVLPAGTGQAPARQASRHAGIPDEAGATTINKVCGSGMKAAMLAHDGLLLGNATVVVAGGMESMTNAPYLLPNARGGMRLGHGQVKDHMFLDGLEDAYEEGRAMGTFAEDTAEKYQFTREAQDAYAIESLKRAKAANEGDAFKGEIAPITLKTRKGEVTVSADEQPFKASPEKIPNLKPAFRKDGTVTAANSSSISDGAAAMVLMRKSEAEKRGLTPIAAIRAHATNSHAPEWFTTAPVKAIEKVVTKAGWTTDEVDLYEINEAFAVVPMAAMHDLGLSHDKVNINGGACALGHPLGASGARVMVTLINALRSQGRTKGVASLCIGGGEATAIALEMLN from the coding sequence ATGGATCAGGATCCTGTTGTCATCGTCGGCGCCAAGCGCACCCCCATGGGCGGTTTTCAGGGCGATCTGTCATCGGTCAGCGCGCCGGAACTGGGCACCCATGCCATCAAGGCAGCGCTTGAAGATGCGGGCCTTGGGGCTGATCAGGTGGATGAGGTGATCATGGGGCTGGTGCTGCCGGCCGGCACCGGTCAGGCGCCCGCGCGGCAGGCGTCGCGCCATGCGGGGATTCCCGATGAGGCCGGTGCCACCACCATCAACAAGGTGTGCGGCTCCGGCATGAAGGCCGCAATGCTGGCGCATGACGGGCTGTTGCTTGGTAATGCCACCGTGGTTGTCGCCGGCGGCATGGAGAGCATGACCAATGCGCCTTACCTCTTGCCCAATGCCCGCGGCGGCATGCGGCTGGGCCATGGGCAGGTGAAGGACCACATGTTCCTGGACGGCCTTGAGGATGCCTACGAGGAAGGCCGCGCCATGGGCACGTTCGCCGAAGACACGGCGGAGAAGTACCAGTTCACGCGCGAGGCGCAGGACGCCTATGCCATTGAGAGCCTGAAGCGCGCCAAGGCAGCTAATGAGGGCGATGCCTTCAAGGGCGAGATCGCACCGATCACGCTGAAGACCCGCAAGGGCGAGGTGACGGTCTCAGCCGACGAGCAGCCCTTCAAGGCCTCGCCGGAGAAGATCCCCAATCTTAAGCCCGCCTTCCGCAAGGACGGCACGGTGACGGCGGCGAACTCAAGCTCGATCTCCGATGGGGCGGCTGCCATGGTGCTGATGCGCAAATCCGAAGCAGAAAAGCGGGGCCTTACGCCGATTGCGGCCATTCGCGCGCATGCGACCAACTCCCACGCGCCTGAATGGTTCACCACGGCGCCGGTGAAGGCCATCGAGAAGGTGGTGACGAAGGCCGGCTGGACGACGGATGAGGTGGACCTTTACGAGATCAACGAAGCCTTTGCCGTGGTCCCCATGGCGGCGATGCATGATCTCGGCCTCAGCCACGACAAGGTCAACATCAATGGCGGCGCCTGTGCGCTTGGCCATCCGCTCGGGGCGTCCGGTGCCCGCGTGATGGTGACGCTGATCAATGCGCTGCGCAGCCAGGGCAGGACCAAGGGCGTTGCGTCCCTGTGCATCGGCGGTGGTGAAGCCACGGCGATTGCACTGGAGATGTTGAACTAG
- a CDS encoding Glu/Leu/Phe/Val family dehydrogenase, giving the protein MTTEALDVCAYLERAADALDLSEDVREVLMHPTRSVSASITVRMGDGSLKTFPGWRTIYSNALGPAKGGIRFHPTVDEHEVNTLAFLMTFKNALAGLPFGGGKGGVAVNPRMLSRHELERLARGYVRALKHDLGTGRDIPAPDVNTNGTVLAWMADELAALEGTAHTASITGKPIVLGGIPGRAEATGRGAAKVTMALKDHLGLADGASIAIQGFGNAGVQYAHDMHEAGYKIVGLSDSSGSVYSADGFDPSEAEAFKAEHRGLKGFADEAPGDDLRRAEADILVPAALGGWIDGDSAETVEAGVVVEVSNQACTVGGGDRLEERGIHVVPDILANSGGVSVSYLEWVQNRSGEEMTKEQVFDNLDRRMERVARQVASRAADDGVGLRAAAYRIAAARLAEAIESMGTRRLFNE; this is encoded by the coding sequence ATGACGACCGAAGCCCTGGATGTATGCGCCTATCTGGAACGCGCAGCGGATGCGCTGGACCTGAGCGAGGATGTGCGGGAAGTGCTCATGCATCCCACCCGTTCGGTTTCTGCGAGTATCACGGTGCGCATGGGTGACGGTTCCCTCAAGACATTTCCGGGCTGGCGTACGATCTATTCGAATGCTCTCGGCCCCGCCAAGGGCGGCATTCGCTTTCATCCGACGGTGGACGAGCACGAGGTCAACACGCTGGCCTTCCTCATGACTTTCAAGAATGCCCTTGCGGGCCTGCCTTTCGGTGGCGGCAAAGGCGGCGTGGCGGTCAATCCGCGCATGCTGTCCCGGCATGAGCTTGAACGTCTGGCGCGTGGATATGTGCGGGCGCTCAAGCATGATCTCGGCACGGGCCGGGACATCCCGGCGCCGGACGTCAATACCAATGGAACGGTCCTCGCCTGGATGGCGGATGAGCTGGCGGCGCTCGAAGGCACGGCGCACACGGCCAGCATCACCGGCAAGCCGATCGTGCTGGGGGGCATTCCGGGACGTGCCGAGGCCACGGGCCGGGGGGCGGCGAAAGTCACCATGGCGCTGAAAGACCATCTTGGCCTTGCGGATGGTGCAAGCATTGCGATCCAGGGTTTCGGCAATGCCGGCGTTCAGTACGCCCATGACATGCATGAAGCCGGATACAAGATCGTCGGCCTGTCGGATTCTTCCGGGAGCGTGTACTCAGCCGATGGGTTTGACCCTTCGGAGGCAGAAGCCTTCAAGGCAGAGCATCGGGGGCTCAAGGGCTTCGCTGATGAAGCGCCGGGAGATGATCTGCGCCGGGCTGAGGCAGACATATTGGTCCCGGCGGCGCTGGGCGGGTGGATCGATGGCGACAGCGCTGAGACGGTCGAGGCCGGCGTCGTGGTCGAAGTGTCCAACCAGGCCTGTACGGTTGGTGGCGGCGACCGGCTGGAAGAGCGCGGTATCCACGTGGTGCCGGATATCCTGGCCAATTCGGGCGGCGTGAGCGTTTCCTATCTCGAATGGGTGCAGAACCGCTCCGGCGAAGAAATGACCAAGGAACAGGTCTTCGACAATCTGGACCGGCGCATGGAGCGGGTCGCACGCCAGGTCGCCTCGCGGGCGGCTGATGATGGTGTCGGCTTGCGGGCGGCGGCCTACCGCATAGCTGCCGCGCGCCTTGCCGAAGCAATCGAGAGCATGGGGACACGGCGGCTGTTCAACGAATAG
- a CDS encoding MAPEG family protein: protein MTVAVLCIAAMALLIFLLGFWVSIQRGRTSVITGIQDDPTSGLNKAVRAHGNATEYVPILAVLMLYLGLQADMADWVMWSMVVAAVSRYLVVIGFLTCKTLEKPHVLKAVGALGTYLAGIAMCVAAYLTVA from the coding sequence ATGACTGTCGCTGTCCTGTGCATCGCCGCAATGGCGCTGCTCATCTTTTTGCTCGGCTTCTGGGTTTCTATCCAGCGCGGGCGCACCAGCGTTATCACCGGTATCCAGGATGACCCGACCAGCGGTCTCAACAAGGCCGTCCGGGCGCATGGCAATGCCACTGAATATGTGCCGATCCTTGCGGTTCTCATGCTCTATCTGGGGCTGCAGGCCGACATGGCGGACTGGGTCATGTGGTCGATGGTGGTTGCTGCCGTCAGCCGCTATCTGGTGGTGATCGGGTTTCTGACCTGCAAGACACTTGAAAAGCCGCATGTGCTGAAGGCGGTGGGTGCGCTGGGCACCTATCTCGCCGGCATCGCCATGTGTGTCGCAGCCTATCTGACGGTCGCCTGA